From the Winogradskyella forsetii genome, the window AATGTGTCTGGATATTCCGGAAATGTTTTTGAACCTATTGATGAGTTTAAAGGTGATATTGCAAGGTCTATTCTGTATTTTGTAACACGTTATGAAGATACGGTTGACGGTTACACCAGTTTTGATATGTTTAATGGCACAGAAAACCAAGCTTTAGAAGATTGGGCAGTTGACATGTTATTGGATTGGCACTACAATATAGATCCTGTGGACCAAAGCGAAATTAATAGAAATAACGCAGCTTATAACTATCAAGGCAACGCCAACCCTTTTGTAGATCATCCAGAATATGCCAACTTAATTTGGAATCCGAATCCAGATACGGAAGCGCCTTCAGATCCGACAAATTTAGTAGCTTCTAATCCAACTGATAACTCTATTGTTTTGACATGGACGGCTTCTACAGACAATATTGGAGTTGCTTCCTATGATGTCTATATTGATGAATCTTTTATGTTCAACTCTGTAAATACAACAGCAATAGTAACAGGTTTAGTACCTGATACAAATTATTGCTTTACTGTAAAAGCAAAAGATGCAGCTGGTAATGAATCTGGTTTCAGTAATGAGGCTTGTGAAACAACTACGAATAGTGGAACTGGCGGTTCTGATTGCTTAACCGAGACTTTCACGAATTTAGATACTTCTATTAGCTCTTATTCAGATGTCACTTGGACAGGAGACGAAGGTGGGATTTGGAGTGCTACAGATGCTAGAACCGATCAAGATCTTAACGGAACTTCTGCCATAACAGTTAGAAACGGTGCTTTAAATTTACCAACTACTTCTGGTGGTATAGGTATCCTAACGGTAACGACAAAACGCGTATTTAGTGGTTCTTCTGGAACTTTTAATCTTAACGTCAATGGGGATTTGGTTGGCACTATAGCTTATGATGATACCTCACAAACTATTGTAATTCCAAATATAAATGTAGAAAATAATGTTTCTGTTGTCATTGACGGTAATAGTGGATCAGGTAATAGAGTGGTCTTTGATGACATTTCTTATACCTGCTATTCTTCTTTAGGTGCTGGTGAGTTTAATACATCAAACGTAAAGCTGCATCCAAATCCTGTTAAAAATAATTTAACTATAGATTTAGGCCCTAACATTGATACGAGCATAGAGATCTATGATCTTCTTGGCAAACGCGTACTAAAAAACACAATCCATAAAACGAGTGCTTTAAATCTCCAAAATTTAAAATCTGGAATTTACATCGTGAAAATTAAACAAGGTAATTCTACTATAACCAAGAAGTTGATTAAACAGTAAATAAAATAAGCATAACAATGAAAAGCAGCTGCACTTGGATTACGCTAAGTGACTAGCTGCTTTTTTGTTTAAAACTTGTTGAATACTTCATTATTTGAAATTCAATTCTTATGAAGTTTATCCTAAAATGAACTAACTTTGTAGTAAATATTTTTCACGTTAAAAACAACATTAAATGATCCACTTCTTTGGAAACGTAAACAGTAAGGTATTTGCTGTTCAAACAGCAGAAGAATTATTAACCGAAACCGTCTCTAAATTGATATGGTTATTCGGCAACCAACCTAAAATAGAACAAGCATCAATTGATGCTTTTTTTGTTGGACCAAGAGCCGCAATGATTACGCCTTGGAGTACAAATGCCGTTGAGATTACCCAAAACATGGGAGTTTCTGATATTATTAGAATTGAAGAATTTACCGCTGTCCCTGAAGATTATAAGGACTTTGATCCTATGATCTCAGAAAAATATCGAAGTTTGAATCAAGAGATATTCAACATTAATATTCAACCTGAAAAGATTCAGGATATCGAAAATATTTCCGCATACAATCAACAAGAAGGTTTATCACTTAGCGACGAAGAAGTCGATTATCTTGAAAGTGTTTCAAAAAAAATAGGACGACCATTAACCGACTCTGAAGTGTTTGGGTTCTCTCAAGTGAATTCTGAGCATTGTCGTCATAAAATATTCAATGGTACGTTTGTTATTGATGGTGAAGAAAAAGAAACGTCATTATTCAAACTTATTAAGGAAACCTCAAAACAAAATCCGAACGATATAGTTTCAGCATATAAAGATAATGTCGCTTTTATAAAAGGACCAGTCGTAGAGCAGTTCGCACCAAAACGTGCTGATATTCCTGATTTTTACAATACCCAAGATTTTGAATCCGTTATTTCCCTCAAAGCAGAAACACACAATTTCCCAACAACGGTTGAACCTTTTAATGGCGCAGCAACAGGTTCTGGTGGTGAAATCAGGGATCGTCTGGCTGGAGGAAAAGGCTCTTTACCATTGGCAGGAACGGCTGTTTATATGACATCCTATTCAAGATTAAACGACGAACGTCCTTGGGAAAAAGCATTCCCAGAGCGCAAATGGCTCTACCAAACTCCAATGGACATTTTAATCAAAGCGAGTAATGGCGCATCCGATTTTGGAAATAAGTTTGGACAACCGTTAATCTGTGGCTCGGTTTTAACTTTTGAGCATGATGAAAATAATGATAGCACTCTAAGCACAATAGAAGGCTCTCAACCTCGAAAGCTCGGCTATGACAAAGTCATTATGCAAGCTGGTGGCATTGGTTACGGAAAAGCGAACCAAGCTTTAAAAGATATGCCAAAAGAAGGCGACAAAATTGTTATCCTTGGTGGAGATAATTATAGAATCGGAATGGGAGGTGCTGCAGTTTCTTCTGCCGATACAGGTGCACTGGCCTCTGGTATCGAACTCAATGCCGTTCAACGTT encodes:
- a CDS encoding endonuclease — its product is MKHFYLLFIFITSIGFAQIPANYYDSANGLSGFELKTQLKTIITNGHNDQGYGSLYDGYITTHTDNISQSGYENDGTILLYYTENPNGTDPYTYNHGSNQCGNYNAEGVCYNREHTIPQSSFGSASPMQNDIHHVVPSDGFANGQRGSLPFGTVGSANWTSLNGSKRGNSNVSGYSGNVFEPIDEFKGDIARSILYFVTRYEDTVDGYTSFDMFNGTENQALEDWAVDMLLDWHYNIDPVDQSEINRNNAAYNYQGNANPFVDHPEYANLIWNPNPDTEAPSDPTNLVASNPTDNSIVLTWTASTDNIGVASYDVYIDESFMFNSVNTTAIVTGLVPDTNYCFTVKAKDAAGNESGFSNEACETTTNSGTGGSDCLTETFTNLDTSISSYSDVTWTGDEGGIWSATDARTDQDLNGTSAITVRNGALNLPTTSGGIGILTVTTKRVFSGSSGTFNLNVNGDLVGTIAYDDTSQTIVIPNINVENNVSVVIDGNSGSGNRVVFDDISYTCYSSLGAGEFNTSNVKLHPNPVKNNLTIDLGPNIDTSIEIYDLLGKRVLKNTIHKTSALNLQNLKSGIYIVKIKQGNSTITKKLIKQ